Below is a window of Rhodobium gokarnense DNA.
CGGCAATGCGTCGAGCACGTCCCGCAGGCGCCCGTAGGGCGTCTCGCCCGCATCGTCTTCGCCGGCCGCATCACCGCCTTCCAGGATGCCGGCACCGTTCTCAACGATTGCCGGACAGTGCGAAAAGCCGAGGGTCTCGCGCAGCGGCGCGATTTCCGCCGCCGTCTTGCTGCTCGACAGGATCAGCGGAATCTCGCGGTCCTTCAGCAGATCCAACGCCGGTATCGCCGCGTCCCAGCGATAGCTGTCGTGGTCGAGGAGCGTTCCGTCGAGATCGGTAACGACGATAAGGGTCATGGTGCGCCAGGGCCGCAACGAAAAAGGCGCGGCCGCATCGGTCGGCGCCGGGAGGGGATCATCGCATCGCCGACGTCGCCGCCCCTGTCAACAGCGCAGCGGCTGCAGGCCGGCCGGCCCGGACCGATGGTCGCAGCGCCGGCGCGGCAAGCGGCCGCCTATTTCGCCGGCTCGGGCTCTTTTTCGCCCTTGCGCTTCTTTTCCAGGTCGAGCTGCGCGGCGCGCACATTCGGCGACAGGGTCTGCTGCGCCTTGCTGACCGGCTGCTTGGTGAAACCCTTCGGGCTGCCGGTCTCCTCGAAGTCGCGCTTGATCGCCACCGGGCTTGCCGCATAGGCGGTGATCAGTTCCGACAGCGAGCGAAGGGCATGGACGTGGATGCGCTCATAGCCGTGCGAGGCGTCGACGCCGAAGGTGATCAGCGCGGTGCGCACGTCGGCGCCGGCCTCGATGGCGCTTGCCGAATCGGAGCGGTAGTAGCGGAACACGTCCTTCTGGAACAGGATCTCGTTCGAGCGGCACAGTTCGACCAGCTTCTTGGTCAGATGATAGTCGAACGGGCCGGTCTGGTCGGCCATGGAGATGGTGACGCCGAACTCGTTGGAGTTCTGGCCCGGCGCCGTCGTGCCATTGTCGACGGTGATCATCGAGGCGACCTCGTGCTTCAGCACGGACGAGGCGCCGACGCCGACTTCCTCGGCGATGGTGAACAGCCAGTGGATGTCCACCGGAGTCTTGACCTTTTCCTCCTGCATCGCCTTCAACGCCGCCAGCATGACGGCGACGCCCGCCTTGTTGTCGAGATGGCGCGAGACGATGAAGCCGTTGTCGAGGAATTCCGGCAGCGGATCGATGGCGATGATGTCGCCGACCTCGATGCCGAGCCGGGCAAGGTCCGGCGCGCTGCGGGCGAGCGCATCGACCCGCATCTCCACATGCTCCCAGCCGATGGGATGTTCGTCGATCTCGTCGTTGAAGGTGTGGCCGGAGGCCTTCAGCGGCAGGATGGTGCCGCGATAGGTGCCCTTGTCGGTAAAGACGGTCGCCCGCGCGCCTTCGGCAAAACGCGCCGACCAGTTGCCGATCGGCACCAGCGCCAGCCGGCCGTTTTCCTTCAGGAACTTCGCCTGCGCGCCGAGCGTGTCGACATGGGAGACGATGGCTCTCGCGCCGCGCTGTTCCTTGCCGGGCCGGATCGCCCGGATGGCGCCGCGGCGGGTCAGCTCCACATCGAGGCCGAGCCGTTCCAGTTCCGCTGAAACCCAGCGCACGATGGAGTCCGTGTAGCCGGTCGGGCTCGGCGTCTCGAGCAGTTTCCTCAGCGTGTCGGTCAGATAGTCGACGTCGATGCGAAGGCGTGTCATCGGTTTCTGGTTCCTCTCCCGGATCGTTCGTTATCGTTGTGCCGTTTTTCCGGCGGGCGCCAGTTCCTGCGCCGCCTGGCGCATGGCGGAGGGCATCGACAGCGGGAACAACAGGTCGATGAAGCGTTCCGCCGTCGGCTGTGGCTCGTGATTAGCAAGGCCCGGCCGTTCGTTGGCCTCGATGAAAGCATAGTCCGGGCCGCGTGGCGACTTCACCATGAAATCGACCCCGACCACAGGAATCTCGATCGCCCGGGCGACCTTGACGGCCGCTTCCACCAGCGCCGGATGCACGCCGTCGGTGACGTCGTGGATAGTGCCGCCGGTGTGCAGGTTGGCCGTCTTGCGGACCTCCAGCTCGGTTCCCTCCTCGAGCACGGTGTCGAGGCCGTGGCCGGCGGCCGCGACGACCTTTTCCGTCTCCACATCGAGGGGAATGGTCGATTCGCCGCCGGTCGCCGCCGACCGGCGCCGGCTTTGCGCCTCGATGAGCTGGCGGATGGTCCGCCGCCCGTCGCCGACCACGCAGGCCGGCCGGCGGATCGCGGCTGCGACCAGCCGGTAGTTGATGACGACGAGCCTCAGGTCCTGGCCCTCGACGCATTCTTCCAGGAGCACCGTGTCGGCAAATTTCCGCGCCGCCTCGATGGCTGCCTGCACGTCCTCAAGGCTTTCCAGCCCGACGAAGACGCCGCGGCCCTGTTCGCCGCGTGCCGGCTTGACGACGAGGCGCCCGTGCTTGCCGAGGAAGGCGGCGATAGCCTCTTCGCCCGCATCTGCCGGCATCTGCTCGGGAACGCGCACGCCGGCCGCCTCCACCATGCGCCGCGTCACCGCCTTGTCGTCGCAGATCGACATGGCGACCGCCGTGGTAAATTCCGACAGGCTCTCCCGGCACTTCACGGTCTGGCCGCCATAGGAGAGGCGGAAGAACCCGCCGGTGGCGTCGGTGACCTCCACCAGGATGCCGCGCCTGCGCGCCTCGTCGACGATGATCTTGGCATA
It encodes the following:
- a CDS encoding osmoprotectant NAGGN system M42 family peptidase, coding for MTRLRIDVDYLTDTLRKLLETPSPTGYTDSIVRWVSAELERLGLDVELTRRGAIRAIRPGKEQRGARAIVSHVDTLGAQAKFLKENGRLALVPIGNWSARFAEGARATVFTDKGTYRGTILPLKASGHTFNDEIDEHPIGWEHVEMRVDALARSAPDLARLGIEVGDIIAIDPLPEFLDNGFIVSRHLDNKAGVAVMLAALKAMQEEKVKTPVDIHWLFTIAEEVGVGASSVLKHEVASMITVDNGTTAPGQNSNEFGVTISMADQTGPFDYHLTKKLVELCRSNEILFQKDVFRYYRSDSASAIEAGADVRTALITFGVDASHGYERIHVHALRSLSELITAYAASPVAIKRDFEETGSPKGFTKQPVSKAQQTLSPNVRAAQLDLEKKRKGEKEPEPAK
- the ngg gene encoding N-acetylglutaminylglutamine synthetase — translated: MADTLNHPDAADATDGPPPAPKTNYALDCGWGRLIFGQTFTDPETLISVLQKELPERRDIAFYIKDPHVLLANAPQEVFLDPSHSFRLDLTTYRPSDRPLSGFFVRRLTSKGDADAINRIFAMRGMVPVPLEFFWAQRDARAICYFVAEDEVTGEVLGTVTGVDHARAFGDPEKGSSLWCLAVDPQARQPGVGEALVRRLAEYSAERGAAYLDLSVMHDNEQAIALYEKLGFERVPLFTVKRKNPINETLFTGPEIDEALNPYAKIIVDEARRRGILVEVTDATGGFFRLSYGGQTVKCRESLSEFTTAVAMSICDDKAVTRRMVEAAGVRVPEQMPADAGEEAIAAFLGKHGRLVVKPARGEQGRGVFVGLESLEDVQAAIEAARKFADTVLLEECVEGQDLRLVVINYRLVAAAIRRPACVVGDGRRTIRQLIEAQSRRRSAATGGESTIPLDVETEKVVAAAGHGLDTVLEEGTELEVRKTANLHTGGTIHDVTDGVHPALVEAAVKVARAIEIPVVGVDFMVKSPRGPDYAFIEANERPGLANHEPQPTAERFIDLLFPLSMPSAMRQAAQELAPAGKTAQR